One Micromonospora eburnea genomic region harbors:
- a CDS encoding GmrSD restriction endonuclease domain-containing protein encodes MVAAHETTLRELLEGAKQYRVPLYQRTYSWTEPQLDRLWEDIRKLAEERIDDPSLTHFIGSLVLAPSPTHGPSVSEFLVVDGQQRLTTLSILLCAIRDHRAEHEDPDHRDRINQEYLINKYKPAHRLKIVPTQADRPAYEACLDATPQAGGTDRVGAAYRFFKSQLAAVDDPDDPLDIERIENAVISGMALVSVVAQAGDNVYRIFESLNNTGLKLTQADLLRNYLFMRLPNRGEAVYGSLWFPLQEQLTSRELEQLFWLDLVHSNPEVKQTDTYTGQQARLNGLHTEAEIEAEVRRFCRLGTLLRIILHPEEEGDPEVRRRLTRLNAWDTTTVYPLLLHLLDRRQQGTATSEQVAAAMLYVESFFVRRLLAGRATANINRILLRVVTDMRADLPVDEAVRAYLSVGRKYYATDTSVREAVRSIPFYLNGRATQRKLVLQWLEESYGSKEPVASDSLTIEHVMPQSPTTEWRQMLGEDLHGEESFAEVHEALVHTLGNLTLTGYNAELSNSSFLVKRAQLAKSGISLNQEIAAQKRWGRPEIYARADALAERIIAQWPGPTEEAGNRSEVPWDVMNKALAALPAGSWTAYGDVAALIGSHPMPVGVRLASHPAPNAHRVLQAEGTLSPNFRWLDPARNEDPRDMLRAEGVEFDKYGRASQAQRFGVDELAQLAGMPQQDVSGQLLRPRSRRNDLLDDRFVEQLTDLQDAQVVAGTLAVIEAWARMGGRPLYGSGGETSCFLMARGKDHELGNIWPATIYPSGKFEIVFQHMSIRTPFDDIALREEFRQRLNELPSVNIAAAKLGLRPGFPLDVLVDVKAREALIEHLAWFFRQAVHSGA; translated from the coding sequence ATGGTCGCGGCACACGAGACGACGCTGCGGGAGTTGCTGGAGGGCGCGAAGCAGTATCGGGTGCCGCTGTATCAGCGGACGTACTCGTGGACGGAGCCCCAGCTCGACCGCCTGTGGGAGGACATCCGCAAGCTTGCCGAGGAGCGGATCGACGATCCGAGCCTCACGCACTTCATCGGCTCACTGGTGCTCGCGCCCAGCCCCACGCACGGGCCGTCGGTATCCGAGTTCCTGGTGGTGGACGGCCAGCAGCGACTCACCACCCTGTCCATTCTGCTCTGCGCCATCCGCGACCACCGGGCCGAGCACGAGGATCCGGACCATCGGGACCGCATCAACCAGGAATACCTGATCAACAAGTACAAGCCCGCTCACCGGTTGAAGATCGTGCCCACCCAGGCCGACCGGCCCGCGTACGAGGCCTGCCTGGACGCGACCCCGCAGGCGGGCGGGACCGACCGGGTCGGTGCGGCATACCGGTTTTTCAAGTCACAGCTCGCCGCCGTTGACGACCCGGACGACCCGCTGGACATCGAGCGCATTGAGAATGCGGTCATCTCCGGGATGGCCCTGGTGTCGGTCGTCGCGCAGGCCGGCGACAACGTCTACCGGATCTTCGAGTCGCTGAACAACACCGGCCTCAAGCTCACCCAGGCCGACCTGCTGCGCAACTATCTCTTCATGCGACTGCCGAACCGCGGTGAGGCCGTATACGGCTCGCTGTGGTTCCCGCTACAGGAGCAGTTGACCTCTAGGGAGCTTGAGCAGTTGTTCTGGCTCGACCTGGTGCACAGCAATCCCGAGGTCAAGCAGACCGACACCTACACCGGCCAGCAGGCGCGGCTGAACGGCCTGCACACCGAGGCGGAGATCGAGGCCGAGGTGCGCCGGTTCTGCCGGCTCGGGACCCTCCTGCGAATCATCTTGCACCCCGAGGAGGAAGGCGATCCGGAGGTGCGGCGGCGGCTGACCCGGCTCAACGCCTGGGACACCACCACCGTCTACCCGCTGCTGCTGCACCTGCTGGATCGCCGGCAGCAGGGGACGGCCACCTCCGAGCAGGTCGCGGCGGCGATGCTGTACGTGGAGAGCTTCTTCGTACGGCGCTTGCTGGCCGGCCGAGCCACCGCGAACATCAACCGGATCCTGCTGCGCGTCGTGACCGACATGCGCGCGGACCTGCCGGTCGACGAGGCGGTGCGGGCATACCTGTCGGTCGGCCGGAAGTACTACGCGACCGACACCAGCGTCAGGGAGGCGGTGCGGTCCATCCCGTTCTATCTGAACGGGCGCGCGACCCAGCGCAAGCTGGTGCTCCAGTGGCTGGAGGAGTCATACGGCAGCAAGGAGCCGGTGGCATCCGACTCGCTGACCATCGAACATGTCATGCCGCAGAGCCCGACCACGGAGTGGCGGCAGATGCTGGGCGAGGATCTGCACGGCGAGGAGAGCTTTGCCGAGGTGCACGAGGCCCTGGTCCACACCCTGGGCAACCTGACCCTCACCGGCTACAACGCCGAGCTGAGCAACAGCTCCTTCCTGGTCAAGCGCGCCCAACTGGCCAAGAGCGGGATCTCGCTCAATCAGGAGATCGCCGCGCAGAAGCGATGGGGACGTCCCGAGATCTACGCGCGGGCCGATGCCCTCGCCGAGCGGATCATCGCCCAGTGGCCCGGACCCACCGAGGAAGCGGGCAACCGGTCCGAGGTGCCCTGGGACGTCATGAACAAGGCGCTCGCCGCACTGCCCGCCGGCTCCTGGACCGCGTACGGCGATGTGGCCGCGCTGATCGGCAGTCACCCCATGCCGGTCGGGGTTCGGCTGGCCAGCCACCCGGCGCCGAACGCGCACCGGGTGCTCCAGGCCGAGGGCACCCTGTCGCCGAACTTCCGGTGGCTCGACCCGGCCCGGAACGAGGACCCGCGCGACATGCTGCGCGCCGAAGGCGTCGAGTTCGACAAGTACGGGCGGGCCAGCCAGGCGCAGCGTTTCGGCGTCGACGAACTGGCCCAGCTCGCCGGCATGCCGCAGCAGGATGTGTCCGGGCAGCTCCTCCGTCCACGATCCCGTCGTAATGATCTGCTCGACGACCGGTTCGTCGAGCAGCTGACGGACCTGCAGGATGCGCAGGTCGTGGCCGGCACGCTCGCCGTCATCGAAGCCTGGGCCAGGATGGGCGGCAGGCCGCTCTACGGCTCGGGCGGCGAGACGTCGTGTTTCCTCATGGCGCGGGGCAAGGACCACGAGCTCGGCAACATCTGGCCCGCGACGATCTACCCGAGTGGGAAGTTCGAGATCGTATTCCAGCACATGAGTATCAGGACCCCGTTCGATGACATCGCGCTCCGCGAGGAGTTCCGCCAGCGGTTGAACGAGCTGCCGAGCGTGAACATCGCAGCAGCCAAGCTCGGCCTCCGCCCCGGATTCCCCTTGGACGTCCTTGTTGACGTCAAGGCCCGCGAGGCATTGATCGAGCACCTCGCCTGGTTCTTCCGGCAGGCGGTGCATTCCGGGGCCTGA